A part of Flavobacteriaceae bacterium GSB9 genomic DNA contains:
- a CDS encoding fatty acid desaturase gives MQLKNLQNIPVDPFGAIIGSLLIIFWFTSLYVLLKWPVNYSNPVLYLAVFFQTHLYTGLFITAHDAMHGSISKNRTVNNLLGWVTSLLFAFNFYDRLLVKHHEHHKFVATDKDPDYHESGKFWLWYWSFIKRYITFKQLLLITITLQLLRLAFPLENLILFWVVPSILSTFQLFYFGTYIPHKDGHKHNNKHKSTTQKKNHLWAFVSCYFFGYHYEHHDAPGVPWWRLWQMK, from the coding sequence ATGCAGCTAAAAAATTTACAAAATATACCTGTTGACCCATTTGGAGCAATCATTGGTTCGCTTCTTATAATATTTTGGTTTACCAGTCTTTACGTTTTGTTGAAATGGCCTGTAAACTATTCCAATCCCGTTTTATATTTAGCGGTATTTTTTCAAACGCATTTGTACACCGGTTTATTTATAACGGCTCATGATGCCATGCATGGTTCGATTTCAAAAAACCGAACGGTTAATAATCTATTAGGCTGGGTAACTTCACTTTTGTTTGCATTCAATTTTTACGATCGGTTATTGGTTAAGCACCACGAGCACCATAAGTTTGTTGCCACAGATAAAGACCCCGATTATCACGAATCCGGTAAATTTTGGTTGTGGTATTGGAGCTTTATTAAACGTTATATAACTTTCAAACAACTCCTTCTTATTACCATTACTTTGCAGTTGTTAAGATTGGCTTTCCCTCTTGAAAATTTAATTCTCTTTTGGGTGGTGCCTAGTATTTTATCTACGTTTCAATTGTTTTATTTTGGCACATATATTCCGCATAAAGATGGGCACAAACACAACAACAAGCACAAATCAACAACCCAGAAAAAAAACCATCTCTGGGCTTTTGTGAGCTGCTATTTTTTTGGCTATCACTACGAGCACCACGATGCGCCAGGTGTTCCTTGGTGGCGTTTATGGCAAATGAAATAG